One Dysosmobacter welbionis DNA segment encodes these proteins:
- the ruvA gene encoding Holliday junction branch migration protein RuvA encodes MFYYLDGTVAEILPYLAVIDCGGVGYACKTTNTTLAQLKKGQRGKLYTYLDVGENAFGLYGFATANELNSFKLLIGVSGVGPKAALAILSAATPESLAMAIVTGDEKSLTAAPGVGKKIAQRIILELKDKMARESAATGLDFSGGAAVSVPAFTNKATEAAQALAVLGYTSAEVAQALKGVDVETLSLEEIIRQCLKKMVK; translated from the coding sequence ATGTTTTACTATCTGGACGGCACCGTGGCAGAGATTCTGCCCTATCTGGCGGTCATCGACTGCGGCGGCGTGGGCTACGCCTGCAAGACCACCAACACCACTCTGGCCCAGCTGAAAAAGGGCCAGCGGGGGAAGCTCTACACCTATCTGGACGTGGGGGAGAACGCCTTCGGCCTGTACGGCTTCGCCACGGCCAACGAGCTGAACAGCTTCAAGCTGCTGATCGGCGTCAGCGGCGTGGGGCCCAAGGCGGCGCTGGCCATCCTCTCCGCCGCCACGCCGGAGTCCCTGGCCATGGCCATCGTCACCGGGGACGAGAAGAGCCTGACGGCGGCGCCGGGCGTGGGCAAGAAGATCGCCCAGCGGATCATCCTGGAGCTGAAGGACAAGATGGCCCGGGAGAGCGCCGCCACGGGGCTGGACTTCTCCGGCGGAGCCGCTGTGAGCGTCCCGGCCTTTACAAATAAGGCCACAGAGGCGGCCCAGGCCCTGGCGGTGCTGGGCTACACCAGCGCTGAGGTGGCCCAAGCGCTGAAGGGCGTGGACGTGGAAACTCTGTCTCTGGAGGAGATCATCCGCCAGTGCCTGAAAAAGATGGTGAAGTGA
- the ruvB gene encoding Holliday junction branch migration DNA helicase RuvB has product MSIDFGNDIYEEPIVAKTFLQEDAQEGSLRPKTLREYIGQEKAKDNLAVFIQAAQKRGEALDHVLLHGPPGLGKTTLAGIIAQEMGAGIRITSGPAIEKPGDLAALLTNLNEGDILFVDEIHRLNRSVEEILYPAMEDYALDIIVGKGPSANSIRLDLPRFTLIGATTRAGQLSAPLRDRFGVTLRLELYTPEELSQIITRSAAILNVDIVPEGAYEIARRSRGTPRIANRMLRRVRDFAQVKADGVITKDVADQALCALEIDHLGLDPIDRRMLGAVIENYGGGPVGLETLAATIGEEAVTLEDVYEPYLMQLGFLTRTPRGRCVTAKAYQHLHKPIPGGMTADPPDMDQLTL; this is encoded by the coding sequence ATGAGCATCGACTTTGGAAACGACATCTATGAAGAGCCCATCGTGGCCAAGACCTTCCTGCAGGAGGACGCCCAGGAGGGGTCCCTCCGGCCCAAGACCCTGCGGGAGTATATCGGCCAGGAGAAGGCGAAGGACAACCTGGCCGTGTTCATCCAGGCCGCCCAGAAGCGGGGAGAGGCCCTGGACCACGTGCTGCTCCACGGCCCGCCCGGCCTGGGCAAGACCACGCTGGCCGGGATCATCGCCCAGGAGATGGGGGCGGGCATCCGCATCACCTCGGGCCCGGCCATCGAGAAGCCCGGGGATCTGGCGGCGCTGCTGACGAACCTCAACGAGGGGGACATCCTCTTTGTGGACGAGATCCACCGGCTGAACCGGTCCGTGGAGGAGATCCTGTACCCGGCCATGGAGGACTACGCCCTGGACATCATCGTGGGCAAGGGCCCCAGCGCCAACTCCATCCGGCTGGACCTGCCCAGGTTCACCCTGATCGGCGCCACCACCCGGGCGGGGCAGCTGTCCGCGCCCCTGCGGGACCGGTTCGGCGTGACGCTGCGGCTGGAGCTGTACACGCCGGAGGAGCTCTCTCAGATCATCACCCGGTCCGCCGCCATTTTGAACGTGGACATCGTGCCGGAGGGCGCCTATGAGATCGCCCGCCGCAGCCGGGGCACGCCCCGGATCGCCAACCGGATGCTGCGCCGGGTCCGGGACTTCGCCCAGGTGAAGGCCGACGGCGTCATCACCAAGGATGTGGCGGACCAGGCCCTGTGCGCGCTGGAGATCGACCACCTGGGGCTGGACCCCATCGACCGGCGGATGCTGGGGGCCGTCATCGAGAACTACGGCGGCGGTCCCGTGGGCCTGGAGACCCTGGCCGCCACCATCGGCGAGGAGGCCGTGACTCTGGAGGACGTGTACGAGCCATACCTGATGCAGCTGGGCTTCCTGACCCGGACGCCCCGGGGCCGGTGCGTGACGGCGAAGGCATACCAGCACCTGCATAAGCCCATCCCTGGCGGCATGACGGCGGATCCGCCGGACATGGACCAGCTGACGCTGTGA
- a CDS encoding helix-turn-helix domain-containing protein has protein sequence MTLQERMRELRKERKETQRQVADAIGVTDRQYQRFETGVNLPGFENLVGIADHFGVSLDYLAGRSDRREM, from the coding sequence ATGACATTGCAAGAGCGAATGCGGGAACTCCGCAAAGAGCGGAAGGAGACCCAGAGACAGGTGGCCGACGCCATCGGTGTGACGGATCGGCAGTACCAGCGGTTTGAGACCGGGGTCAATCTGCCTGGATTTGAAAATCTCGTGGGCATTGCGGACCACTTCGGCGTATCGCTGGATTATCTGGCCGGCCGGTCGGACCGGAGGGAAATGTAG
- a CDS encoding helix-turn-helix domain-containing protein, which produces MEFYERMRELRKEHGETQAQVAAAAGMTDRQYQRFETGKQKPGFDSLLALADHFGVSLDYLAGRSDRREM; this is translated from the coding sequence ATGGAGTTTTATGAGCGAATGCGGGAACTCCGCAAAGAGCACGGCGAGACCCAAGCGCAGGTGGCCGCAGCCGCCGGAATGACAGACCGGCAGTATCAGCGGTTTGAAACAGGCAAACAAAAGCCGGGGTTTGACAGTCTGCTTGCCCTGGCGGACCACTTCGGCGTGTCGCTGGATTATCTGGCCGGGCGGTCGGACCGGAGGGAGATGTAG
- a CDS encoding helix-turn-helix domain-containing protein, which yields MELNERLRELRKEQGETQKQVAAAIGIGERPYQYLESGEHRPSLDTLIALADHFGVSLDYLAGRSDRREL from the coding sequence ATGGAACTAAACGAGCGATTGCGGGAACTCCGCAAGGAACAGGGCGAAACCCAAAAGCAGGTGGCCGCCGCCATCGGGATTGGGGAGCGGCCCTACCAATACTTGGAGTCCGGCGAGCACCGGCCCAGCCTGGACACGTTGATCGCCCTGGCGGACCACTTCGGCGTGTCGCTGGATTATCTGGCCGGCCGGTCGGACCGGCGGGAGTTGTAA